In Treponema rectale, a single genomic region encodes these proteins:
- a CDS encoding DUF6937 domain-containing protein has translation MQDRAKVIFGNAIEKAAYKKACKSKKKYAGKFGDDSEKNYPVAIQKNAYIGDLLDVRNVLVGSLETNAHYDKNASIPMEEFDVKKGIIVGNIRMGFGHYRISMAIASAAKSMGYIPYWMDLNSYGETTCTKVISAQNDLYSLGSRLSSKSALFNRFIWEPLNYEGFRKLSYNAGDQKNAELMAAVFKNIPKDIPVVGTHVWPAQAAVHAGMKRVVNAIPDNWPMALHFAEGSVHAVQTHQAYQGYRILNGMNGEKVLNPMPEDSLVYTGHYVDHELVSNIEADCEARKERKAHGKPMRFLLTIGGAGAQKEIFAAIIKNLLPVIKLKVAALYINVGDYKNVWYDLLKEIPEMKELSTEHFDDWTEMQKFASDAVTGEVTGIHGFYHQNIFEAVYATNLLIRSADVLVTKPSELAFYPIPKLFIKRVGGHEKWGAIHSAEIGDGTLECQDIPHVLQMINLFVSDHRLLNDMCDNIIANKKAGIYDGAYKVVELATRR, from the coding sequence ATGCAGGACAGAGCTAAGGTTATTTTTGGAAATGCCATTGAAAAGGCAGCGTATAAAAAAGCCTGTAAGTCAAAAAAGAAATATGCAGGAAAATTTGGTGATGATTCAGAAAAGAATTATCCGGTTGCGATTCAGAAAAATGCTTATATCGGTGATTTGCTTGATGTAAGAAATGTTTTAGTCGGTTCCCTGGAAACAAATGCTCATTACGATAAGAATGCTTCAATTCCTATGGAAGAATTTGATGTTAAAAAGGGAATCATTGTCGGCAATATCCGCATGGGTTTTGGACATTACCGTATTTCCATGGCAATAGCTTCTGCTGCAAAAAGCATGGGATACATTCCTTACTGGATGGATTTGAATTCCTATGGAGAAACTACCTGTACAAAAGTAATCAGTGCGCAGAATGATCTTTATTCTTTAGGTTCAAGACTTTCTTCTAAAAGTGCGCTGTTTAACCGTTTTATCTGGGAGCCTCTTAATTATGAAGGCTTCCGTAAACTTTCTTATAATGCCGGTGATCAGAAAAATGCCGAACTTATGGCTGCCGTGTTTAAAAACATCCCTAAAGATATTCCTGTTGTTGGAACTCATGTATGGCCGGCACAGGCTGCCGTTCATGCAGGAATGAAGAGGGTTGTAAATGCAATTCCTGATAACTGGCCGATGGCTCTTCATTTTGCAGAAGGTTCCGTTCATGCAGTTCAGACACATCAGGCTTATCAGGGTTACAGGATACTTAACGGTATGAATGGAGAAAAAGTTCTTAATCCAATGCCTGAAGACTCTCTTGTTTATACAGGTCATTATGTTGATCATGAACTTGTTTCTAATATAGAAGCAGATTGTGAAGCCAGAAAAGAACGCAAGGCACACGGTAAACCGATGCGCTTTCTTCTTACAATAGGTGGAGCCGGTGCCCAGAAAGAAATATTTGCTGCAATCATAAAGAATCTTCTTCCTGTAATAAAACTCAAGGTTGCAGCTCTTTATATAAATGTAGGTGATTATAAAAACGTATGGTATGACCTGCTGAAAGAAATTCCGGAAATGAAAGAGTTGTCTACGGAACATTTTGATGACTGGACAGAAATGCAGAAGTTTGCATCTGATGCAGTAACAGGAGAGGTAACGGGAATCCATGGTTTTTATCACCAGAATATTTTTGAAGCGGTATATGCAACAAATCTTCTGATACGCAGTGCTGATGTTCTTGTAACAAAGCCAAGTGAATTAGCTTTTTATCCGATTCCAAAACTCTTTATAAAAAGAGTTGGAGGTCATGAAAAATGGGGTGCAATTCATTCAGCAGAAATCGGAGACGGCACGCTTGAGTGTCAGGACATTCCTCATGTACTTCAGATGATAAATCTTTTTGTAAGTGATCACAGGTTATTGAATGACATGTGTGACAATATTATAGCAAATAAAAAAGCAGGCATTTATGACGGTGCCTATAAAGTAGTTGAGCTGGCAACAAGGAGGTAA
- a CDS encoding small ribosomal subunit Rsm22 family protein, whose product MNLQDFIPRLIKLWRGGGSSSVLSPKEYERVSGALLRLQRGLTGDRKLAGAGYMQENDLLGAYLLYYWPVTFLQVHHAFETAVLSNEISFENEVSVLDLGCGPGPAGISFCNELKKQGVKKIHVTLADYSSKAVSLAKKLYESAFPETDVCEVIVDIEKKYNSIETVFNKKQGFDAIIISHALNELWKTQEDACQKRQIFILNIKKILKNDGILFLMEPALLKTSRSLIELRNSLIKEGFSVVSPCPSSEECPVIKAGENITCHGEYALKNVPLVTEIARRAKLDRNSVKMTYFMFKNGIVSREEKKGIYTVVSEGMLNKSGRIRFLLCDGNRRIACSAKKDDSHAAETGFFKLHRYEKIELINPEVRGDNKDSFGIGKETAVAHPLQQGKSHISDRKKV is encoded by the coding sequence ATGAATCTTCAGGATTTTATACCCCGTCTGATAAAACTCTGGCGGGGTGGCGGCAGCAGTTCAGTTTTGTCTCCAAAAGAATATGAACGTGTAAGCGGGGCTCTTTTACGTTTGCAGCGCGGGCTTACAGGAGACAGAAAACTTGCCGGTGCCGGTTACATGCAGGAAAATGATCTTTTGGGTGCATACCTGCTTTACTACTGGCCGGTAACTTTTCTTCAGGTTCATCATGCTTTTGAAACGGCTGTCCTCAGTAATGAAATAAGTTTTGAAAACGAAGTTTCTGTACTGGATTTAGGCTGTGGTCCCGGTCCTGCAGGAATTTCTTTCTGCAATGAATTAAAAAAACAGGGCGTTAAAAAAATTCACGTAACGCTGGCAGATTATTCCTCAAAAGCAGTCAGTCTTGCAAAAAAACTTTATGAATCCGCCTTTCCGGAAACGGATGTTTGTGAAGTAATCGTTGATATTGAAAAAAAATATAACTCCATAGAAACCGTATTTAATAAAAAACAGGGCTTTGATGCCATAATTATCAGCCATGCTTTGAATGAACTGTGGAAAACTCAGGAAGATGCCTGTCAGAAGCGGCAGATTTTTATTCTTAATATAAAGAAAATACTTAAAAATGACGGAATTCTTTTTTTAATGGAGCCGGCTCTGCTTAAAACCAGCCGTTCCCTTATAGAACTCAGGAATTCTCTCATAAAAGAAGGGTTTTCTGTAGTGAGCCCGTGTCCTTCCAGTGAAGAATGCCCTGTAATTAAAGCCGGAGAAAACATTACCTGTCACGGAGAATATGCTTTAAAAAATGTTCCTCTTGTAACGGAAATAGCCCGTCGCGCTAAACTGGACAGAAATTCCGTAAAAATGACTTATTTTATGTTTAAAAACGGAATTGTTAGCAGGGAAGAAAAGAAGGGAATCTATACAGTCGTTTCAGAGGGAATGCTTAACAAGAGCGGCCGCATAAGGTTTCTTTTATGTGACGGAAACAGACGCATTGCCTGTTCTGCAAAAAAAGATGATTCTCATGCTGCTGAAACCGGCTTTTTTAAGCTGCACAGATATGAAAAGATTGAATTAATAAACCCTGAAGTCCGGGGCGATAATAAAGATTCGTTTGGAATCGGTAAAGAAACTGCCGTAGCCCACCCTCTACAGCAGGGAAAAAGTCATATTTCTGACAGAAAAAAAGTATAG
- the nrdD gene encoding anaerobic ribonucleoside-triphosphate reductase produces MKIIKRSGAEVVFEREKIADAIKKANEQVIDAKKLSDAQIASIVDDIEIECHHSDHALNVEDIQNLVENGIMQNGAFDVAKLYITYRFRHELMRKENTTDKQIKSLLEENNEEVKQENSNKNPTVVSVQRDYMAGEVSKDITRRFLLDPDIAEAHDNGLIHFHDSDYFAQRMHNCDLVNLEDMLQNGTVISGTKIDRPHSFSTACNIATQIIAQVASCQYGGQSISLAHLAPFVDVSRQKFKKEISDMIETTGLHVTDEQYNYMVNQRLKDEIKRGVQTIQYQVITLMTTNGQAPFVTVFMYLNEAKSEAEKTDLALIIEEVLKQRYQGVKNEKGAWITPAFPKLIYVLESDNIEQGSKYYYLTELAAKCTARRMVPDYISEKKMLELKVDKNGNGNCYPCMGCRSFLTTYVDSEGKPKYYGRFNQGVVTINLVDVACSSGKDYDKFWQIMKDRLELCHRALRIRHERLLGTRSDAAPILWQNGALARLPKGAVIDELLYNGYSTISLGYAGLCECVRYMTGKSHTDPEAKPFALDVMHALNDACKMWKEAEHIDYSVYGTPLESTTYKFAKCLKRRFGVIEGVTDKNYITNSYHVNVTEKIDAFAKLTFESQFQELSPGGAVSYVEVPNMENNIPAVMTLLKHIYNNIMYAELNTKSDFCQKCGYTGEIQIVKDNDGKLIWECPNCKNRDQSTMNVARRTCGYIGTQYWNQGRTQEIQERVLHL; encoded by the coding sequence ATGAAAATCATCAAAAGAAGCGGTGCTGAAGTTGTCTTTGAAAGAGAAAAAATTGCTGATGCCATCAAGAAGGCCAATGAGCAAGTTATTGATGCAAAAAAACTGAGCGATGCTCAGATTGCTTCTATCGTTGATGATATCGAAATTGAATGCCATCACTCCGATCATGCCCTTAACGTTGAAGACATTCAGAATCTTGTCGAAAACGGAATCATGCAGAACGGAGCTTTTGATGTTGCCAAGCTCTACATTACTTACCGCTTCCGCCACGAGCTGATGCGCAAAGAAAATACCACTGACAAACAGATTAAATCCCTGCTGGAAGAAAACAACGAAGAAGTAAAGCAGGAAAACTCAAATAAAAATCCTACTGTTGTTTCTGTACAGCGTGACTATATGGCCGGTGAAGTTTCTAAAGACATTACCCGCCGCTTCCTTTTAGATCCGGATATCGCAGAAGCACATGACAACGGTTTGATTCACTTTCATGATTCAGACTATTTTGCACAGAGAATGCACAACTGCGATCTGGTAAACCTTGAAGACATGCTTCAGAACGGAACTGTAATCAGCGGTACTAAGATTGACCGCCCTCATTCCTTCAGCACGGCATGTAATATTGCTACACAGATTATTGCCCAGGTTGCAAGCTGCCAGTACGGCGGACAGAGTATTTCTCTTGCACACCTTGCTCCCTTTGTAGATGTAAGCCGTCAGAAATTCAAGAAAGAGATTTCTGACATGATAGAAACCACCGGGCTTCATGTAACTGACGAACAGTACAACTACATGGTAAATCAGCGCCTTAAGGACGAAATCAAGCGCGGTGTTCAGACTATTCAGTATCAGGTCATTACACTTATGACAACAAACGGTCAGGCTCCTTTTGTTACTGTTTTCATGTACCTTAATGAAGCTAAATCAGAAGCAGAAAAAACTGACCTGGCACTTATTATTGAAGAAGTTCTTAAACAGAGATATCAGGGCGTAAAAAACGAAAAAGGTGCATGGATTACTCCTGCATTCCCGAAGCTTATTTATGTTCTTGAATCTGACAACATTGAGCAGGGTTCAAAATATTATTATCTTACTGAACTTGCTGCAAAATGTACTGCAAGACGCATGGTTCCGGATTATATTTCAGAAAAGAAAATGCTGGAACTTAAAGTTGACAAAAACGGAAACGGAAACTGCTACCCTTGCATGGGATGCCGCTCTTTCCTTACTACATACGTTGATTCTGAAGGAAAACCAAAGTATTACGGAAGATTCAATCAGGGAGTCGTTACAATTAACCTTGTAGATGTTGCCTGCTCTTCCGGAAAAGACTATGACAAGTTCTGGCAGATTATGAAAGACCGCCTTGAACTCTGTCACAGAGCCCTCAGGATTCGTCATGAAAGGCTTTTGGGAACCCGTTCAGATGCTGCTCCTATTTTGTGGCAGAACGGTGCTCTTGCCCGCCTTCCAAAGGGTGCTGTAATTGATGAACTGCTTTATAACGGCTATTCAACAATTTCTTTGGGATATGCAGGTCTTTGTGAATGCGTACGCTACATGACCGGAAAATCCCATACAGATCCTGAAGCAAAACCTTTTGCCCTGGACGTAATGCATGCCCTTAATGATGCCTGCAAGATGTGGAAAGAAGCTGAGCACATTGATTATTCAGTTTACGGAACACCGCTTGAAAGCACTACATACAAGTTTGCTAAATGTCTTAAACGCAGATTTGGCGTAATTGAAGGGGTTACTGATAAAAACTATATTACTAACAGTTACCATGTAAATGTTACGGAAAAAATCGATGCTTTTGCAAAACTTACTTTTGAAAGCCAGTTCCAGGAATTAAGCCCGGGTGGTGCTGTAAGTTACGTTGAAGTTCCAAATATGGAAAACAACATTCCGGCTGTCATGACGCTGCTTAAACATATTTACAACAACATCATGTATGCTGAATTAAATACAAAAAGCGACTTCTGTCAGAAATGCGGCTACACCGGAGAAATCCAGATTGTTAAGGATAATGACGGAAAGCTTATCTGGGAATGTCCTAACTGCAAGAACCGTGACCAGTCAACAATGAATGTTGCACGAAGAACCTGCGGTTATATCGGTACCCAGTACTGGAACCAGGGACGCACTCAGGAAATCCAGGAACGCGTACTTCATCTCTAA
- a CDS encoding 5'-methylthioadenosine/adenosylhomocysteine nucleosidase gives MQNRVGIIGAMDVEVKTLKSLLTESSEKVLMGLTFVQGKLDGTDVIIVQSGIGKVNAALCTQLLILEFKVTHIINTGIAGAMAHGLKVLDFVVSTDALYHDMDVTGFGYKVTQIPQMECSDFPADKAMIAAAKEAFDSLKEAQGHSLVAGRIASGDQFVSSKTVKESIRAACDPACVEMEGAAIAHAAYLNKTPFVIIRCMSDMADDSGESTYDFNEETAANLSAALVRSIVGKIQ, from the coding sequence ATGCAAAACAGAGTTGGAATCATCGGTGCTATGGATGTTGAAGTAAAAACTTTGAAGTCTTTGCTTACAGAAAGTTCTGAAAAAGTATTAATGGGGCTTACATTTGTACAGGGAAAACTTGACGGTACTGATGTGATAATAGTTCAGTCTGGAATCGGAAAGGTAAACGCAGCTCTTTGTACCCAGCTTCTTATACTTGAATTTAAGGTTACCCACATAATAAATACCGGTATTGCCGGAGCTATGGCACATGGTCTTAAAGTCCTGGATTTTGTTGTCTCAACGGATGCTCTTTATCATGATATGGATGTTACCGGCTTTGGATATAAAGTAACACAGATTCCGCAGATGGAATGTTCTGATTTTCCGGCTGATAAAGCTATGATTGCTGCTGCAAAAGAAGCCTTTGATTCACTTAAAGAGGCTCAGGGACATTCTCTTGTTGCAGGACGCATTGCTTCAGGCGATCAGTTTGTTTCTTCAAAAACAGTAAAGGAAAGCATACGCGCAGCCTGTGATCCGGCTTGTGTAGAAATGGAAGGGGCTGCCATAGCCCATGCTGCATACTTGAACAAAACCCCGTTTGTAATAATCCGGTGTATGAGCGATATGGCAGATGACAGTGGTGAATCAACCTATGACTTTAATGAAGAAACTGCTGCAAATTTAAGTGCGGCACTTGTTCGCTCAATAGTAGGAAAAATACAATAA
- a CDS encoding S-ribosylhomocysteine lyase, with amino-acid sequence MAELKKYNVDSFNLDHTKVTAPFVRLAAKKTGEKGDVVTKFDIRITQPNKEFMPTGAIHTIEHIVAEYIRDEIEGVIDFSPMGCRTGFYFTVWGDRDEQYIADHLLPVFQKVVDWEGEIPAANEIQCGNYRDMDLENAKKYAAQWIKGIKEKGCSCYK; translated from the coding sequence ATGGCAGAATTGAAAAAGTACAATGTAGACAGTTTTAATCTTGATCATACAAAGGTTACGGCACCTTTTGTACGTCTTGCAGCAAAGAAAACTGGAGAAAAGGGAGATGTCGTTACAAAATTTGATATCCGTATAACACAGCCTAATAAGGAATTCATGCCGACTGGAGCAATTCATACTATCGAACATATTGTTGCTGAATATATTCGTGATGAAATTGAGGGTGTAATTGATTTTAGTCCTATGGGATGCAGGACAGGTTTTTATTTTACAGTCTGGGGTGATCGCGATGAGCAGTATATTGCAGATCATCTTCTTCCGGTTTTTCAGAAAGTTGTAGACTGGGAAGGAGAAATTCCTGCCGCAAATGAAATACAGTGCGGAAATTATAGAGACATGGACCTTGAAAATGCAAAAAAATATGCAGCTCAGTGGATTAAAGGAATAAAAGAAAAAGGCTGCAGCTGTTATAAATAA
- a CDS encoding YhbY family RNA-binding protein: MELTSKQRKILTSLSNPLEPLVIVGQNGVTEGLEQKTAQCLEHHELIKVKFNEFKDEKLELAKNLADSCEAVLVRVIGNIAILYKQNPDPEKRVIKLK, encoded by the coding sequence ATGGAATTAACTAGCAAACAGAGAAAAATACTGACTTCATTGTCAAATCCCCTTGAGCCTCTTGTTATTGTCGGACAGAACGGCGTAACTGAAGGTCTGGAACAGAAAACAGCTCAGTGTCTTGAACATCATGAACTTATAAAGGTTAAATTTAATGAATTTAAGGACGAAAAGCTGGAACTGGCAAAGAATCTTGCAGACAGTTGTGAAGCTGTTCTTGTACGTGTGATTGGTAATATTGCAATTCTGTATAAGCAGAATCCTGATCCGGAAAAACGCGTAATTAAACTTAAGTAA
- a CDS encoding P-II family nitrogen regulator, giving the protein MSSYRLLVSIVPHDKGEKLTRAAMESGCRGGTVLMGRGLAKSNFMAVLGLGESTKDIIMMIVEEEVLQPVKNAIIAATSHEKKNFGELFCTDVDAVMKGGNFSEGEENMSGNKNELITVIVNRGYADDAMAAARRAGAGGGTVVNARGTARETDERFFGMHIVPEKEMLLIVVDASKKQAVLDSIRSLSCLSQPGSGIAFCSPADEFTLLGKK; this is encoded by the coding sequence ATGAGCAGTTACAGATTGTTAGTCAGTATAGTTCCCCATGATAAGGGAGAAAAACTTACCCGTGCTGCAATGGAAAGCGGCTGCCGTGGCGGAACTGTTCTTATGGGCAGGGGGCTTGCAAAGTCAAACTTTATGGCCGTTCTTGGACTGGGAGAAAGTACAAAAGATATAATAATGATGATTGTGGAAGAGGAGGTACTGCAGCCGGTAAAGAATGCCATCATTGCTGCAACTTCTCATGAAAAAAAGAATTTCGGGGAATTATTTTGTACGGATGTTGATGCCGTTATGAAAGGCGGTAACTTTAGCGAAGGAGAAGAAAACATGTCTGGAAATAAAAATGAACTTATAACGGTAATCGTAAACCGCGGATATGCAGATGATGCCATGGCTGCTGCAAGAAGGGCGGGAGCTGGCGGCGGAACTGTAGTAAATGCCCGGGGAACTGCACGGGAAACAGACGAACGCTTTTTTGGCATGCATATTGTTCCTGAAAAGGAAATGCTTCTGATAGTTGTAGATGCATCAAAAAAACAGGCAGTTCTTGATTCGATCCGCAGCCTTTCATGTTTGAGTCAGCCTGGAAGCGGAATAGCATTTTGTTCACCGGCAGATGAATTTACTCTTCTCGGAAAGAAATGA
- a CDS encoding DUF1538 domain-containing protein: protein MNLQQKLRETLFSVLPVMLIVMILGVTVAPLGGTTILRFLIGGILVIIGLTLFLLGVDIGILPIGERSGAALTSRRNLPLLLGASFFIGFMITIAEPDVQVLADQVRSIDPDVSKWGLILMIAGGIGFFVMLGILRTVLSIPLRIILIVSYGLIFAMAYFTPEEFQGVAFDSGGATTGPMTVPFIMALGVGVAAVRAKSSKDGSDSGADSFGLTGIASAGPIFAVCLYGIILAAAGSDGESIAAAESGAHEVEGLGIFITEFPLVLKEVSTALLPLVFMAALFQFTLIKMPPFQVIRMVRGLILSFVGLIVFLMGAKGGFMPAGTKLGEVLGSLAISGDKTLLLLNAAGEIEKSMLIPGIVQIILLLLTGCIFGAVVVCAEPAVWVLTDQVENVSGGTIKRKVMIVALSTGVAIAIGLSMARVLFRFSLWYVLIPGYIIALALTFFCPKLFTGIAFDSGGVASGPMTSTFILSFSLGASSASGGNPAVDAFGVIALVAMTPLIAIQILGIVFKIKTREAK from the coding sequence ATGAACCTTCAGCAGAAATTACGTGAAACTTTGTTTTCTGTACTGCCTGTCATGCTTATTGTGATGATACTGGGTGTAACTGTTGCTCCTTTAGGAGGAACAACCATCTTACGATTTCTGATAGGCGGTATTCTTGTTATTATTGGTCTCACCCTGTTCCTGCTGGGAGTAGACATAGGAATACTTCCAATCGGAGAGCGCAGCGGAGCTGCTCTTACTTCCAGGAGAAACCTGCCGCTGCTGCTTGGAGCATCTTTTTTCATTGGTTTTATGATTACCATTGCAGAACCAGACGTTCAGGTACTGGCAGATCAGGTCAGGTCAATAGATCCTGACGTTTCTAAGTGGGGGCTTATCCTCATGATTGCCGGTGGAATCGGTTTTTTTGTAATGCTTGGTATTCTTCGTACGGTACTTTCGATTCCTCTCAGGATTATTCTTATTGTTTCTTATGGCCTTATTTTTGCCATGGCTTATTTTACTCCGGAAGAATTTCAGGGAGTAGCCTTTGATTCCGGCGGTGCAACAACAGGGCCGATGACTGTTCCGTTTATTATGGCCCTTGGTGTCGGTGTTGCAGCAGTAAGGGCAAAATCTTCAAAAGATGGAAGTGATTCCGGGGCAGACAGTTTCGGTCTTACGGGTATTGCTTCTGCAGGTCCTATATTTGCCGTATGCCTTTACGGAATAATTTTAGCTGCTGCAGGTTCTGACGGAGAAAGTATTGCTGCTGCAGAAAGCGGTGCACATGAAGTGGAAGGACTTGGAATTTTCATAACTGAATTTCCTCTTGTCTTAAAGGAAGTTTCTACAGCTCTTCTTCCGCTGGTATTTATGGCAGCCTTATTTCAGTTTACGCTTATCAAAATGCCTCCTTTTCAGGTTATAAGAATGGTTCGCGGTCTTATATTAAGTTTTGTAGGACTTATAGTATTTTTAATGGGAGCAAAGGGTGGTTTTATGCCTGCCGGTACTAAACTTGGAGAAGTTTTGGGAAGTCTGGCTATAAGCGGAGACAAAACCCTCCTTCTTCTTAATGCAGCCGGCGAAATAGAAAAATCCATGCTTATTCCGGGGATAGTTCAGATAATACTGCTGCTGCTGACAGGCTGTATTTTTGGAGCAGTTGTTGTCTGTGCAGAACCAGCGGTATGGGTTCTTACGGATCAGGTAGAGAATGTTTCTGGCGGAACAATAAAGCGTAAAGTTATGATTGTTGCTCTCAGTACAGGTGTCGCTATTGCTATTGGTTTATCTATGGCAAGAGTTCTGTTCAGGTTCAGTTTGTGGTATGTTCTCATACCCGGCTATATAATTGCCCTGGCCCTTACATTTTTCTGTCCGAAGCTTTTTACTGGTATTGCCTTTGATTCCGGTGGTGTTGCCAGCGGACCGATGACAAGTACTTTCATACTTTCTTTTTCTTTAGGTGCAAGTTCAGCCAGCGGTGGAAATCCGGCAGTAGATGCTTTTGGTGTTATAGCACTGGTTGCCATGACTCCGCTTATTGCCATTCAGATACTGGGAATTGTATTTAAAATCAAAACGAGGGAAGCAAAATGA
- a CDS encoding TetR/AcrR family transcriptional regulator: protein MNENTETLRREILEGTIKVFNRKGLKFTMSEVAEELSKSKKTLYEVFPDKETMFFEMVDYCFDSIKKSEEEVFNNTSLSTIEKIRKILGVLPEGYKDIDFKQLYLLKDKFPKIYKKVEERLENGWEKTIQLLNKGMEEGVIRKVNILLFKMMMESSLEQFFQRDILVKAGISYAQGLEEIVNILVDGIVV, encoded by the coding sequence ATGAACGAAAATACGGAAACTCTGAGAAGAGAAATACTTGAAGGTACTATAAAAGTATTTAACCGCAAAGGCTTGAAATTTACAATGTCAGAAGTTGCAGAAGAGCTTAGTAAGAGCAAAAAAACTCTTTACGAAGTTTTTCCTGACAAAGAGACAATGTTTTTTGAGATGGTAGATTACTGTTTTGATTCAATTAAAAAAAGTGAAGAAGAAGTTTTCAACAATACAAGCCTGTCTACTATAGAAAAAATCCGAAAAATTCTGGGAGTTCTTCCGGAAGGCTATAAAGATATTGATTTTAAGCAGCTGTATCTCCTGAAAGACAAGTTTCCGAAGATTTACAAAAAAGTAGAAGAGCGGCTGGAAAACGGATGGGAAAAAACCATTCAGCTTTTGAATAAAGGAATGGAAGAAGGCGTTATCCGTAAAGTAAATATCCTGCTGTTCAAGATGATGATGGAATCAAGTCTGGAGCAGTTTTTCCAGAGGGATATTCTTGTTAAGGCAGGAATAAGTTATGCACAGGGACTTGAGGAAATTGTAAACATCCTTGTGGATGGGATTGTAGTTTGA
- a CDS encoding Hsp33 family molecular chaperone HslO — translation MIFKSLNDVELEKHLDSIHKDEMAVFVMAEGRVRGALFNGSRFVNQARAQHQLGILETMVFGQAALCGALLLPTMKGKEHKTWHYEVDGPAKGFSIETDSTGYVRGYLYENHIPVEKPLESWDLTPFLGNGTITMSTLREFDKEPYSSSVDVDSKNIARDLAWFFNQSEQIQTAFNTGIQMDKQGRVIGAGGMFLQVLPEVGGFKKSGEAVNSQADRKADEELIEKVELAFRSAPSLGQWFAENGSIEDLVYGLFREFKPAIAVRRDVKFECPCSKEVYLNHVRHLPASEIEDIKKSGQDSIEIVCRNCSSVYNIPVSEL, via the coding sequence GTGATATTTAAGAGTTTGAATGACGTTGAATTGGAAAAACATCTGGATTCAATTCATAAGGATGAAATGGCTGTATTTGTTATGGCAGAAGGTCGTGTCAGGGGTGCGCTTTTTAACGGCAGCCGTTTTGTAAATCAGGCAAGGGCTCAGCATCAGCTGGGTATTCTTGAAACAATGGTTTTCGGGCAGGCAGCTTTGTGCGGGGCTCTTCTTCTTCCAACGATGAAAGGAAAAGAACATAAAACCTGGCATTATGAAGTTGACGGACCGGCAAAAGGATTTTCTATAGAAACGGATTCTACCGGTTATGTCCGCGGTTATCTTTATGAAAATCATATTCCTGTAGAAAAACCGCTGGAAAGCTGGGATTTAACTCCTTTTTTGGGAAACGGCACGATTACAATGTCTACTCTCCGGGAATTTGATAAGGAACCATATTCAAGTTCTGTAGATGTTGATTCAAAGAATATTGCCAGAGACCTTGCGTGGTTTTTCAATCAGAGTGAACAGATTCAGACGGCATTTAATACTGGTATTCAGATGGATAAGCAGGGCAGGGTTATAGGAGCCGGCGGAATGTTCCTGCAGGTACTTCCTGAAGTGGGCGGTTTTAAAAAATCAGGTGAAGCCGTAAATTCTCAGGCAGACAGAAAGGCAGATGAAGAACTTATTGAAAAGGTTGAACTTGCTTTCAGGTCTGCTCCTTCTCTTGGCCAGTGGTTTGCAGAAAACGGTTCAATAGAAGATCTTGTTTATGGTCTGTTCAGAGAATTCAAACCGGCAATTGCAGTGCGCAGGGATGTTAAATTTGAATGTCCATGCTCAAAAGAGGTTTATCTTAACCATGTACGTCATCTTCCAGCTTCGGAAATTGAAGATATAAAGAAAAGCGGACAGGATTCCATAGAAATCGTGTGCCGTAACTGCTCCAGCGTTTATAATATTCCTGTTTCAGAACTTTAG